One Rattus norvegicus strain BN/NHsdMcwi chromosome 18, GRCr8, whole genome shotgun sequence DNA segment encodes these proteins:
- the Rnf149l1 gene encoding E3 ubiquitin-protein ligase RNF149-like: MAAQRLPVAGVGAWNALAVLVLALCNIVVIMISYPKGREISDLVQKGIPVKMSIEIGTHHIQEFISSQSVVFAAIAFITMMIISLAWLIFYYRQRFLYTGSQFGSQNHRKETKKVIGQLPLRTVKRGEKGIDVDAENCAVCIENFKVKGVIRILPCKQIFHRICIDPWLLDHRTCPMCKLDVIKALGYWGNPEDAQELSIPEAAPGSVSVGNLSVRVQDEDRSESNLPPSSSSEFGPHCPCLKEDAEEDTTLLGAGKSDPQHGGSIC; this comes from the exons ATGGCAGCGCAGCGGCTGCCGGTGGCTGGCGTGGGAGCCTGGAACGCGCTCGCTGTGCTTGTGCTGGCCTTGT GCAACATAGTCGTCATCATGATTAGCTACCCAAAAGGACGGGAGATTTCTGATCTGGTGCAAAAAGGAATTCCAGTAAAAATGAGCATAGAGATTGGTACTCATCACATACAGGAGTTCATCAGCAGTCAGTCTGTGGTGTTTGCGGCCATTGCCTTCATCACGATGATGATTATCTCATTAGCATGGCTAATATTCTATTATAGACAGCGTTTCCTATATACTGGCTCACAGTTTGGAAGTCAGAATCATAGAAAGGAAACTAAGAAGGTTATTGGCCAGCTTCCACTACGCACTGTAAAGCGTGGAGAGAAGGGAATCGATGTTGATGCTGAGAATTGTGCAGTGTGTATTGAAAACTTTAAAGTCAAAGGTGTTATCAGAATCCTGCCATGCAAGCAGATTTTTCATAGAATATGCATTGACCCATGGCTTTTGGATCACCGAACGTGTCCAATGTGTAAACTTGATGTCATCAAAGCCCTCGGATATTGGGGGAACCCTGAGGATGCACAGGAGCTAAGCATCCCAGAAGCTGCCCCAGGAAGTGTTTCTGTTGGGAATCTGAGTGTGAGAGTCCAAGATGAGGACAGGAGTGAAAGCAACCTTCCACCATCTTCGTCAAGCGAGTTTGGGCCACACTGCCCTTGTCTTAAAGAAGATGCAGAGGAGGACACAACATTGCTAGGAGCCGGCAAGAGTGACCCTCAGCATGGAGGATCCATCTGTTAG